A region from the Ptychodera flava strain L36383 chromosome 12, AS_Pfla_20210202, whole genome shotgun sequence genome encodes:
- the LOC139146008 gene encoding uncharacterized protein, producing MYPGYGKVAKANSDHCARVSHLHYYFRDDLSAKLDYCNSLLYGLPDNTISLLQRAQNTAARIITRTRKFTPITPVLARLHWLPVRLRIDYKILLLTFKAIHNQTPAYISDLLQPYIPTRTLRSSAKKLLTCTTYKNITYGGRAFSHAGPKLWNALQLDIRESTNLETFKRKLKTHMFTRAYSVA from the exons ATGTATCCAGGATATGGGAAAGTAGCTAAAGCCAACTCTGATCACTGTGCTAG AGTATCACATCTTCATTACTATTTCCGTGATGATTTATCAGCCAAACTCGACTACTGCAACTCCCTTCTGTACGGCCTTCCGGATAACACTATTTCTTTACTACAACGAGCACAAAATACTGCAGCCAGGATAATCACACGCACCAGGAAATTCACACCAATCACTCCAGTTCTGGCCCGTCTCCATTGGTTACCAGTTCGTCTCAGGATTGACTACAAGATTTTGTTGTTAACGTTCAAAGCTATCCACAACCAAACGCCTGCATACATCAGTGATCTACTCCAGCCTTATATTCCCACACGCACACTGCGCTCCTCTGCCAAGAAACTTTTAACTTGCACAACCTACAAAAACATAACCTATGGTGGCCGTGCCTTCTCTCACGCTGGCCCTAAACTATGGAATGCGCTACAACTTGACATCAGAGAATCTACAAACCtagaaactttcaaaagaaagcTGAAAACTCACATGTTCACCAGAGCATACAGTGTGGCTTAA